A segment of the Mycobacterium intracellulare ATCC 13950 genome:
ACCCATCGCGATCCCACCGACGTCCTGTTGTCGGTGGCCGACCTGTACGCCGACATCATCGGGTCGTTCAACACCCGGATCGACCGCCGCTACATCGGCCGGCTCAACGTCGAGCATTGGTCGCTGGGCATGGAGCGGGCGCTGCGGTTCCGCGCGGCCGGTGCCGACGATCGGTTCTACGACATCGACTTTCGGGCCATGCAGGCCGACCCGGTCGGCGAGGTCGCCGGGCTGTACGCCTGGCTCGGGGCCCCGGTGTCCGACGAGTTCGAAGCGCGGATGCACAGTTGGTGGGAGCACGCCGCCGCGCAGCGCGAGCCGAGCTCGCACGCCGACCCGGTGGAGTTCGGCATCGATCTCGACGAGGTTCGGCCCCGGTTCGCGCGCTATGTGGACAGCGCGCGGCGGTGGACGCGGCATCCAAAGGTAAGGAGCGAGGAAAGCAATGGCGGTTGATCTCACCGGCGGCATCGACCCGTCGCGCGAGTACGTGCTGGCGCAGCGCCCCGAGGATCCGGAGATGCGGGACTCGGTCAGTTTCTGGGTGGTCGACGACCGCGGCGAGATCGGCCTGCCCCGCGTGGGAATCGAGGCGGTGGGCGCCAATTGGGACTCCCACGACATTCAGGTCAATGCCGCGTTTCCCGACGGGCGCGTCTACCGGCTGCGCACCAACGGGCCGTCGCTGCCGGCTCGCGGCGCCGACGGGCGGCCCACCGTGCTCGGCGCCGGCGGCCTGGCATTCCAGTGCCTCGAACCCTTCGACACCTGGACGATGTCCTACGACGGGCCGGCCGTGCAGACCTCGTCGGTCGACCTGGTGGCGGGCAGGAAGGACGGCCCGACGACCAACATCGGCTTCCACGTCGAGACGAGGATGGCCGTGCCCCCGTGGGTCCAGGGCGCGCTACAGGCCGACGCGGGCACGCAGCTCCAAACGACGTCTGTCGGGGCCATCATGGGCGGGCCCCGCTACGAGCAATTGTTCACCGCCACAGGGGAATTCCGATTTGGGGATGAACGCCACACCTTCACCGGGAGCGGCCTGCGGATCCGTCGCACCGGGGTGCGCAAGCTCGCCGGCTTCTGGGGACACTGCTGGCAGTCGGCCGTGTTCGGCAGCGGCCGCGCCTTCGGCTACATCGCCTATCCGCCGCGCCCCGACGGCCAGCCCACCTTCAACGAGGGATTCGTCTTCACCGGCGACGGCGGCCTGGTCCCGGCGCGGGCGGTGCGGGCGCCGTGGCTGACACGCCTGCGGCCACTCGGCGAGGATGCCTCGCTGGTGCTGGAGACCGCCGACGGGCTAGTCGAAATCGCCGGCGAGACAGTGTTTTCCACGCACGACGTGCACCACGACGACGACATGTACTCCATGCACGCCCTCAAAGAGGAGATGGCCGAGTTCCCCGCCGTCCAGCAGGCCGGCGTGCGCTACCGATGGGACGGCGAAGAAGCGTACGGCATGCTGGAACGCTCCAACCCGCTCGACAAGCTCGCGCGCGACTGAAAGGAACCCAGACCACACATGAGCCAGTCACTCTCGGGAAAGGTCGCGCTGATCACCGGCGCCGCGCGCGGGCAGGGCCGGGCACACGCCGTGCGTCTTGCGGCCGAGGGCGCCGACATCATCGCGGTCGATCTCGCCGGGCCGCTGCCGCCGAGCGTCCCCTACGACTCGCCGACGTCCGACGATCTGGCCGAAACCGCACGGCTGGTGAGCGAAGGCGGCCGGCGGGTCGTCACCGCCGAGGCCGACATCCGCGATCTTGACGCGCTGTCCGCCGCCGTGGACAAGGGGGTCGGCGAGCTGGGCCGGCTCGACGTCATCGTCGCCAACGCCGGGATCTGCAGCCCCGCGCCCTGGGATCAGATCACCGCGCAGGCGTTCCGAGACACCATCGACACCAACGTGATCGGCACCTGGAACACCGTGATGGCGGGGGTGCGGCACATCATTGACGGCGGCCGCGGCGGCTCGATCATCCTCATCGGTTCGGCGGCCGGCATCAAGATGCAGTCGTTCATGATCCATTACACCGCAAGCAAACACGCGGTCGTGGGGATGGCGCGGGCGTTCGCCGCCGAGCTCGGCCGGTACAACATCCGCGTCAACAGCCTCAACCCCGGCGCCGTCGCCACCCCGATGGGCACCGGCCGGATGCGGGAAGCGTTACAGGCCGCCGCCGACGACTACCCACACCTGCGGGGCATGCACAAACCGCTGCTGCCCGAGGGCATCGCGCAGCCCGAGGACATCGCCGACGCCGTGGCCTGGCTGGCCTCCGACCAATCCAGATTGGTGACCGCGACCCAGGTGTCGGTCGACATCGGCGTCGGGTACGTGTGATGCGCGGCCTGACCGGCAAGACATTTGTGGTCGCCGGGGGCGCCACCGGGATCGGCGCGGCCACCGCCGAACGCCTCGCCACCGAAGGCGCCCGTGTTGCCATCGGCGACAACAACATTGCGGGCGCCGCCGCCACCGCGCAGCGCATCGTGTCGGCCGGCGGCCGCGCGATCGCCGTCGAGTTCGACCTCGCCGACGAGCAGTCGGTGCGGCGCCTCGTCGAGACGACGCTCGACGAGTTCGGGGCCATCGACGGCCTGCACAACGTGGGCGCCGATCTGTCCGAGGGAAACCTGGGACGCGACACCACGATTCTCGACACCGACATGGACGTCTGGCAGCGCACGCTCGACGTCAACCTGCTCGGGTACGTCCGCACGATCCGCGCGGTCCTGCCGCACCTGCTCGCCCGGGGTGGGGGCAGCATCGTGAACACCTCGTCGGGCGCCGCGCTGGGCAGCGACCCCATGCACGTCGCCTACGGCGCCTCGAAGGCGGCGGTGAACCACCTGACCCGGCACGTGGCCGTCAACTGGGGCAAACACAACATCCGCAGCAACGGGGTCATGCCGGGCCTGGTGATGGGCGAGACCCAGGAGCGCCAAAACGACGTCGCGCTCCAGCAGGCCTTCCTGACGTTCGGCAAGACCAGCCGGCTGGGCAAGCCGGACGACCTCGCGGCGATCACCGCGTTCCTGCTGTCCGACGAGGCCGAGTGGATCACCGGCCAGGTGTGGTACATCGGCGGCGGGTCGCACCTGCGGCAGTAGCCCGAACCCCCCGGCAGGCAGAATGGTGGGGTCAAGTCCGCGGCGGGATCGAGAAGGAGCGGCATGCCCACCAGCGAATATCGGGTGAGCGGGATGAGCTGCGCGCACTGCGAGGCCGCCGTCCAGGGCGAGGTCGCCGGGATTCCCGGCGTCGACGGCGTGACGGTCAGCGCCGACACCGGCCGGCTCGTCGTCACCAGCGCGGTGCCCATCGACGCGGAAGCCGTCCTCGCCGCGGTCGACGAGGCGGGCTTCCAGGCCGTCCTGGTCGCATGAGCACGCCCCCGCGAAACATCGACGAGGGCACCCTGCCCAAGGACACGCCGGCCGCCGCACCCCCCATCGAGCTCGAGATCACCGGGATGACCTGCGCCTCCTGCGCCGCCCGGATCGAAAGAAAGCTCAACAAGCTCGCCGGCGTCTCGGCCACCGTCAACTATGCGACCGAGACGGCCGCCGTCAGCGCCCCCGCCGGGTACGACCCACGGATCCTGATCGCCGAGGTCGAAAAGGCCGGTTACGCGGCCGCCCTGCCGCGACGTTCGCCGGTGCGCGACGCCGAGCTGACTTCGCTGCGCCGGCGGCTGATCGCCGCCGCCGTGCTGGCCGGCCCGGTGATCGCCATGGCCATGGTTCCCGCGTGGCAGTTTCACCACTGGCACTGGGCGTCGCTGGCGCTGACGGCGCCGGTCGTCCTGTGGTGCGGGCTGCCCTTCCACGCGGCCGCCTGGGCCAACCTCAAACACGGCGTCGCCACCATGGACACCCTGGTCTCGATCGGGACCCTGGCCGCGTTCCTGTGGTCGCTCTACGCGCTGTTCCTCGGGACAGCCGCCCAGCCGGGCATGCAGCACGACTTCGAGCTCACGGTCGGGCGCGATGACGCCCCGTGCCACGTCTACTTCGAGGTGGCCGCCGGCGTCACGCTGTTCGTCCTGGCCGGCCGTTATTTCGAGAAGCGGGCCAAGCGGTCCGCCGGCGACGCGCTGCGCGCGCTGGTGGCGCTGGGCGCCAAGGACGTCGGGGTCTTGCGTGACGGCACCGAGACCCGGCTCCCGATCGAGCGGCTCGCGGTGGGTGACCAGTTCGTGGTGCGTCCCGGGGAACGGATCGCGACCGACGGGGTCGTCGTCACGGGTTCCTCGGCGGTCGACGCATCGATGCTGACCGGCGAGTCGGTGCCCGTCGAGGTCGGAGCGGGCGACGCCGTCACCGGCGGCACCGTCAACGCCGGGGGCCGGCTTGTCGTCCGGGCCACCGGGATTGGCGACGACACCCAGCTGGCGCAGATGGCCAAGCTCGTCGAACGGGCCCAATCGGGCAAGGCACGGGTGCAGCGCCTCGCGGACCGGGTCTCCGGCGTGTTCGTTCCCGTCGTCCTGGCGCTCGCGGTGGCGACCCTGGGCGGCTGGCTCGCGGCGGGCTTCTCGGCCACCACCGCGCTGACGGCCGCCGTCGCGGTGCTCATCATCGCCTGCCCGTGCGCGATGGGCCTCGCGACTCCGACCGCCCTACTGGTCGGCACCGGCCGCGCGGCCCAGCTCGGCGTCCTCATCCAGGGGCCCGAAGTGCTGGAGTCCACCCGCAGGATCGACACGATCGTGCTCGACAAGACCGGCACCGTCACCACCGGCCGAATGGCCCTGGTCGACGTGGTCGCCGGGGCGGGAACCGATCGCGCCACGCTGTTGCGCTACGCCGGTGCCCTGGAGGCCGCCTCCGAACATCCGGTCGCGCAGGCCATCGCCCGGGCCGCTGCGGCGCAGCTCGGCGCGCTCCCCACGCCCGCCGATTTCGCGGGTGTCCACGGCATGGGCGTGCACGGCACGGTCGACGGCCACGCCGTCGTCGTCGGGCGCGCGAGCCTGATGGACGAGCGCGGTGCGCGCCTCGACGCCGCGCTCGCCGCGGCCAAATCCCGCGCGGAGGGCGACGGCAAGACGGCC
Coding sequences within it:
- a CDS encoding mycofactocin-coupled SDR family oxidoreductase, yielding MSQSLSGKVALITGAARGQGRAHAVRLAAEGADIIAVDLAGPLPPSVPYDSPTSDDLAETARLVSEGGRRVVTAEADIRDLDALSAAVDKGVGELGRLDVIVANAGICSPAPWDQITAQAFRDTIDTNVIGTWNTVMAGVRHIIDGGRGGSIILIGSAAGIKMQSFMIHYTASKHAVVGMARAFAAELGRYNIRVNSLNPGAVATPMGTGRMREALQAAADDYPHLRGMHKPLLPEGIAQPEDIADAVAWLASDQSRLVTATQVSVDIGVGYV
- a CDS encoding SDR family NAD(P)-dependent oxidoreductase; its protein translation is MRGLTGKTFVVAGGATGIGAATAERLATEGARVAIGDNNIAGAAATAQRIVSAGGRAIAVEFDLADEQSVRRLVETTLDEFGAIDGLHNVGADLSEGNLGRDTTILDTDMDVWQRTLDVNLLGYVRTIRAVLPHLLARGGGSIVNTSSGAALGSDPMHVAYGASKAAVNHLTRHVAVNWGKHNIRSNGVMPGLVMGETQERQNDVALQQAFLTFGKTSRLGKPDDLAAITAFLLSDEAEWITGQVWYIGGGSHLRQ
- a CDS encoding heavy-metal-associated domain-containing protein, which codes for MPTSEYRVSGMSCAHCEAAVQGEVAGIPGVDGVTVSADTGRLVVTSAVPIDAEAVLAAVDEAGFQAVLVA
- a CDS encoding heavy metal translocating P-type ATPase is translated as MSTPPRNIDEGTLPKDTPAAAPPIELEITGMTCASCAARIERKLNKLAGVSATVNYATETAAVSAPAGYDPRILIAEVEKAGYAAALPRRSPVRDAELTSLRRRLIAAAVLAGPVIAMAMVPAWQFHHWHWASLALTAPVVLWCGLPFHAAAWANLKHGVATMDTLVSIGTLAAFLWSLYALFLGTAAQPGMQHDFELTVGRDDAPCHVYFEVAAGVTLFVLAGRYFEKRAKRSAGDALRALVALGAKDVGVLRDGTETRLPIERLAVGDQFVVRPGERIATDGVVVTGSSAVDASMLTGESVPVEVGAGDAVTGGTVNAGGRLVVRATGIGDDTQLAQMAKLVERAQSGKARVQRLADRVSGVFVPVVLALAVATLGGWLAAGFSATTALTAAVAVLIIACPCAMGLATPTALLVGTGRAAQLGVLIQGPEVLESTRRIDTIVLDKTGTVTTGRMALVDVVAGAGTDRATLLRYAGALEAASEHPVAQAIARAAAAQLGALPTPADFAGVHGMGVHGTVDGHAVVVGRASLMDERGARLDAALAAAKSRAEGDGKTAVVVGWDGAARGLLVLADTVKPSSGDAVRQLQRLGLTPVLLTGDNHTVAARIAAELGIAEVIAEAMPDDKVAAVKRLQAEGKVVAMVGDGVNDAAALAAADLGLAMGAGTDVAIEAADLTVIRDDLRAAVDAIRLSRRTLATIKTNLVWAFGYNLAAIPLAALGMLNPMLAGAAMALSSVLVVGNSLRLRSFTSVVTDT